The following proteins are co-located in the Shouchella hunanensis genome:
- a CDS encoding spore coat protein produces the protein MMNQQPSGHVHSSQVAPTLNHGGHDLFDSHEIIAGMINVLDQYMIFRTFMTDQELISLLDRQYTFIESQYNVLAEAFSTGQPPSQSTGVYKMTLSHDVQFGLTPSQPKKPNRNISEVKEAGLSAHMLGLIKGQASLMGMAASEITNPIVRRIVADTVPNFIELAYEIFLYQNKHQYYQVPQLNDRDAQAMTSAYQPVIGQKATMPQPKTPIQ, from the coding sequence ATGATGAATCAACAACCATCAGGACACGTTCACTCTTCACAGGTAGCACCTACGTTAAACCACGGAGGACATGATTTATTCGACAGCCACGAAATTATAGCTGGGATGATCAATGTGCTTGATCAATATATGATCTTTCGCACGTTTATGACTGATCAAGAACTTATCTCTTTACTGGATCGTCAATATACCTTTATTGAAAGCCAGTATAATGTTCTTGCTGAAGCGTTCTCCACTGGTCAACCACCAAGCCAGTCAACAGGTGTATATAAAATGACGCTTTCTCACGATGTTCAGTTTGGTCTTACACCAAGTCAGCCGAAAAAGCCAAACCGAAACATTTCAGAAGTGAAAGAGGCAGGGTTGTCTGCTCATATGCTCGGTTTGATTAAAGGACAAGCATCATTAATGGGGATGGCTGCTTCTGAAATTACGAACCCAATTGTTCGCCGAATCGTAGCAGATACGGTACCAAACTTCATCGAATTAGCCTATGAAATTTTTCTGTATCAAAATAAGCATCAGTATTATCAAGTTCCACAGCTCAACGACCGTGATGCCCAAGCTATGACAAGTGCGTATCAGCCAGTTATTGGCCAAAAGGCAACAATGCCACAGCCAAAGACACCTATACAGTAA
- a CDS encoding AbrB family transcriptional regulator, producing MGSKLLFFTTSFLIGWLFQWAGLPAGWLLGALLTGMVWSFFIDKLIFRSELFTLSLALVGVVIGFMVVPEEVWAYRTLLPAFLLSLVLTLIGGIALGKLFGRWTKLEGNTAFFCCLPGGASEVIALSERYQADQRIVAAFHTARITLFVFSVPLIVGVGSRANAVPIIEEPQGLWTDGGLIGLAFGLAILVFFLSRFLSFPGAPMFVAILFGFTAHQLVVPDYAMPNVVMGMAQVLIGSLIGMRFDRKTVKELKRIGGASAVTLLLYVFMSIGLALIFFFLSPLPFYTTLLAIVPAGAAEMASTAATLQLDATVVATLQMLRVLGLFLALPFLLKWFAKKPIKQ from the coding sequence ATGGGGAGTAAGCTGCTTTTTTTTACAACATCTTTTTTAATCGGTTGGCTTTTTCAATGGGCTGGGCTACCAGCTGGATGGCTGCTTGGTGCCCTGTTAACAGGAATGGTTTGGTCTTTTTTCATAGATAAGCTCATCTTTCGGAGCGAGTTGTTTACGTTATCTCTTGCTCTTGTTGGTGTGGTAATTGGGTTTATGGTTGTTCCAGAAGAGGTCTGGGCATATCGAACACTATTACCAGCTTTCCTTTTATCATTAGTACTCACGCTTATTGGTGGTATTGCTCTTGGGAAGCTGTTTGGTAGATGGACGAAGCTTGAAGGGAATACAGCTTTCTTTTGTTGTTTACCAGGAGGAGCATCAGAAGTCATTGCGCTTAGTGAACGGTACCAAGCTGATCAACGAATTGTTGCAGCATTTCATACAGCGCGCATTACTTTATTTGTGTTTTCGGTGCCGTTGATCGTTGGCGTTGGTTCAAGGGCTAACGCTGTACCTATTATAGAAGAGCCACAAGGGCTGTGGACTGATGGAGGATTAATTGGACTCGCCTTCGGTTTAGCTATTCTGGTGTTCTTTCTTAGTCGTTTTCTTTCTTTTCCAGGTGCGCCGATGTTTGTTGCGATTCTGTTTGGCTTTACTGCTCATCAACTTGTTGTTCCAGATTATGCTATGCCAAACGTTGTAATGGGGATGGCACAAGTGCTAATTGGTTCGTTGATCGGAATGAGGTTTGACCGGAAAACAGTGAAAGAATTAAAGCGAATTGGTGGAGCTAGTGCGGTGACGCTTTTGTTGTATGTCTTCATGAGTATAGGGTTGGCTTTAATCTTCTTCTTTTTAAGTCCGCTTCCGTTTTATACAACGCTACTAGCTATTGTTCCAGCAGGAGCTGCTGAAATGGCCTCTACCGCTGCGACATTACAGCTCGATGCGACTGTTGTGGCGACGTTGCAAATGTTACGAGTGCTTGGCCTGTTTCTAGCCTTACCTTTTTTATTAAAGTGGTTTGCGAAGAAACCAATAAAACAATAA
- a CDS encoding uracil-DNA glycosylase translates to MTILRNDWHDYVGQEFSKEYYVQLREFLKHEYANEVVYPPMHDLFNALHLTPYKDVKVVILGQDPYHGPNQAHGLSFSVKPDVKTPPSLKNMYKELEEDIGCQPPEHGFLESWANQGVLLLNTVLSVRQKQPGSHQGKGWEVFTNNVIATLNKREKPVAFVLWGKHAQAKLALIDESKHFIIQSPHPSPFSAHRGFFGSRPFSKINEWLVSIEESPIDWQLPLTIEGKGSNGE, encoded by the coding sequence ATGACGATTTTACGTAACGATTGGCACGACTATGTCGGTCAAGAGTTTTCAAAAGAGTATTATGTTCAGCTACGGGAATTTTTGAAGCACGAATATGCAAATGAAGTGGTGTATCCACCTATGCATGATTTATTTAATGCGCTTCATCTTACTCCTTATAAAGACGTAAAGGTGGTTATTCTTGGTCAAGATCCTTACCATGGACCAAATCAGGCTCATGGATTAAGCTTTTCCGTTAAGCCTGACGTGAAAACACCCCCTTCTTTAAAAAATATGTATAAAGAGCTAGAAGAGGATATAGGTTGTCAACCACCCGAACACGGTTTTCTAGAGTCCTGGGCCAATCAAGGCGTGTTGTTATTGAATACCGTGCTCTCGGTTCGTCAAAAACAACCAGGTTCTCACCAAGGGAAAGGGTGGGAAGTCTTTACAAATAACGTCATTGCTACACTAAACAAACGTGAGAAACCAGTAGCTTTTGTACTGTGGGGAAAGCATGCACAAGCAAAATTAGCGTTAATTGATGAGAGCAAGCACTTTATTATCCAATCGCCACACCCGAGTCCATTTTCGGCCCATAGAGGCTTTTTTGGAAGTCGCCCATTCTCAAAAATTAATGAGTGGCTTGTGTCAATAGAGGAGTCCCCCATTGATTGGCAGCTACCATTAACGATTGAGGGGAAAGGATCAAATGGGGAGTAA
- a CDS encoding YjiH family protein gives MNNVTVKNALMFIIPSILGIFLFMTPIPIDTEDGRSVQLPVMFASDFLMDLLSVEVITIIVTILLIVTAIVSIIATRVKKQSQTESFWVSIFATTPVWIVVRIVGAILAILVFMNVGPEFLISEDTGQLLLTDLLPFLFSIFLFAGLLLPLLLNFGLMEFFGSLLKNVMRPLFRLPGRASIDSMASWVGDGTVGIMMSNNQYEAGKYTAREAAIVASAFSVVSITFSISILGRLGISHLFWQFFLTLFIAGFVAAVITPRIPPLSRKANTYIDGSEGQEEPKEKNVIKNGFAQASLRAEESFKQGKNLQTGFKTVFDLWFGVLPVVMAIGTIAAGVANFTPVFEWLAVPFVPVLEWMNIPEAAAASQTLLIGFADMLLPAILAESFGITSELTLFVIATLSVSQLIYMSETGGVLVASKIPITFLDAVLIFLVRTIITLPIIVLMGHLLL, from the coding sequence ATGAATAACGTAACAGTTAAAAATGCATTAATGTTTATCATTCCGTCTATACTTGGAATTTTTCTATTTATGACCCCAATCCCCATTGATACAGAGGATGGTAGATCCGTTCAACTACCTGTCATGTTTGCTTCTGATTTTTTGATGGACTTGCTATCGGTTGAGGTCATTACAATTATTGTGACCATTCTCCTCATTGTGACAGCTATTGTTTCCATCATTGCCACTCGTGTGAAGAAACAAAGCCAAACGGAATCTTTCTGGGTAAGCATCTTTGCGACAACACCTGTTTGGATTGTCGTTCGAATCGTAGGTGCTATACTAGCTATCCTTGTGTTTATGAACGTTGGTCCCGAATTCTTAATTTCGGAAGATACAGGGCAATTATTGTTAACTGACTTACTACCGTTCCTATTCTCAATCTTTTTGTTTGCAGGCTTGCTTTTACCATTGCTATTGAATTTTGGATTAATGGAATTCTTCGGCTCATTGTTAAAGAATGTTATGAGACCGCTGTTCCGTTTACCAGGTCGGGCTTCCATTGATTCTATGGCTTCTTGGGTTGGAGACGGTACAGTAGGTATAATGATGTCCAACAACCAATACGAAGCAGGAAAGTATACAGCGAGAGAGGCTGCTATCGTTGCTTCTGCCTTTTCTGTTGTTTCCATTACGTTTAGTATTTCGATATTAGGTCGATTAGGGATTTCTCATTTGTTCTGGCAATTCTTTTTAACACTATTTATTGCTGGCTTTGTAGCGGCAGTGATTACGCCAAGGATTCCACCGTTATCGCGTAAAGCCAATACGTATATTGATGGGAGCGAAGGTCAAGAAGAGCCAAAAGAAAAAAACGTCATAAAAAATGGCTTTGCTCAGGCATCCTTACGTGCTGAAGAAAGCTTTAAACAAGGAAAGAATCTTCAAACCGGCTTCAAAACGGTCTTTGATTTATGGTTTGGAGTCCTGCCTGTTGTCATGGCAATTGGTACGATTGCGGCAGGTGTTGCTAACTTCACGCCAGTCTTTGAATGGTTAGCAGTACCGTTCGTACCGGTTTTGGAATGGATGAACATACCAGAAGCGGCTGCAGCCAGCCAAACCCTTTTAATTGGGTTTGCTGATATGTTACTGCCTGCTATCTTGGCAGAGTCCTTTGGCATTACAAGTGAATTAACCTTGTTTGTTATCGCAACATTATCTGTGTCACAGCTCATTTACATGTCGGAAACAGGTGGCGTTCTTGTTGCCTCTAAGATTCCAATTACATTTTTAGATGCTGTGTTGATCTTCTTGGTTCGAACCATTATTACGTTACCAATTATTGTTTTAATGGGGCATTTGCTTTTATAA
- a CDS encoding methyl-accepting chemotaxis protein yields the protein MIQKKLVKGYSVIAGFMILFGALVTFFMRRTNQTVEQLSGEVGSEHVEQLTALQQSLSAQLLFIWIVLVVFIIIGAWIARHQARIVLIPLKRLVKRANQLATGDFSHKPLPVVGEDEFAHFTHAFNQMTEELKRTMERASTVAQTLISSTTYLTDQSNKTLQSAASIEKGNQRMMSAVQAQVVTSQESVRSTDDLSEKVEQITVALAAAENATESVRNLVEDGNKKANDSTSYMGAIAENNKRTFEVVHQLYERSKRLYETVQTVSAIANQTNLLALNAEIEAAHAGEQGRGFAVVAEEVRKLAAESQVAASQMGTVIHTVQSDVQTVLDEVSRGNEGIQHGLTANTEVETILGEIHLACNGLNRDIYSVSSSTQSIAFSTLALVEQIDSLKQASEASGEESRNGVTLASEQVGIMEEVIKKVKTIEIAVEELSSVTKLLKKTSTEESEEKENLNLEISHSA from the coding sequence TTGATACAGAAGAAATTAGTGAAAGGGTACAGTGTGATAGCAGGCTTCATGATCTTGTTTGGCGCACTTGTTACATTTTTTATGAGAAGAACGAACCAAACGGTAGAGCAACTTTCGGGGGAAGTAGGGAGTGAACACGTTGAGCAATTAACTGCGTTGCAGCAATCGTTATCAGCACAGTTACTGTTCATTTGGATCGTACTTGTCGTGTTCATCATCATCGGTGCATGGATAGCAAGACACCAAGCTCGTATTGTTCTTATTCCATTAAAGCGATTAGTAAAAAGAGCCAATCAACTCGCAACAGGTGATTTCTCACACAAGCCTCTTCCAGTGGTTGGAGAGGATGAATTTGCCCATTTTACACATGCGTTTAACCAGATGACGGAAGAATTAAAAAGAACAATGGAAAGAGCGTCGACTGTAGCGCAAACTCTTATTTCTTCTACCACTTACCTGACAGACCAATCTAACAAAACGTTACAATCTGCGGCTTCCATTGAAAAGGGAAATCAAAGAATGATGAGTGCGGTGCAAGCTCAAGTGGTAACGTCGCAAGAAAGTGTTCGTTCCACAGATGACCTTTCAGAAAAAGTGGAACAAATTACAGTCGCGTTAGCAGCTGCTGAAAATGCGACAGAATCGGTGCGCAACCTTGTTGAGGATGGAAACAAGAAGGCAAATGATTCCACCTCTTACATGGGAGCGATTGCAGAAAATAATAAACGCACATTTGAAGTGGTTCATCAACTGTATGAGCGTTCAAAGCGTTTATATGAAACGGTACAAACCGTCTCTGCAATAGCGAATCAAACAAATTTACTTGCATTGAATGCAGAAATTGAAGCAGCGCATGCAGGAGAACAAGGAAGGGGATTCGCCGTAGTAGCTGAGGAAGTGAGAAAGTTAGCGGCTGAATCTCAAGTAGCGGCAAGTCAAATGGGAACCGTTATTCATACGGTGCAAAGCGACGTTCAAACTGTACTAGATGAAGTAAGCCGTGGAAATGAAGGTATTCAACATGGGCTTACAGCTAATACAGAAGTGGAAACAATACTGGGGGAAATTCATTTAGCGTGCAACGGCTTAAATCGTGATATTTATTCTGTCTCTTCTTCCACTCAATCGATTGCGTTTAGCACACTGGCGTTAGTAGAGCAAATTGATTCTTTAAAACAAGCGAGTGAAGCAAGTGGGGAAGAATCAAGAAATGGTGTTACGTTAGCAAGTGAACAAGTAGGTATAATGGAAGAAGTCATTAAAAAAGTAAAGACGATTGAGATAGCGGTGGAAGAGCTTTCAAGCGTGACAAAATTATTAAAAAAGACATCGACAGAAGAAAGCGAAGAAAAAGAAAACTTAAATCTTGAGATTTCCCATAGCGCTTAA
- the pdxK gene encoding pyridoxine/pyridoxal/pyridoxamine kinase, with translation MKRYKALTIAGSDTSGGAGIQADLKTFQELQVYGMNALTTIVAQNPFEGWAHEVFPQDPAIVAKQIDTVLKGIGVDAVKTGMLGSIEIINIVAEKVDQYGVDQLVVDPVMVCKGADEALNPETDACLRDVLVPKAFVVTPNLFEATQLSGVAISSLEDMKTAAKAIHGLGAKHVVIKGGSKLESNQAVDVWYDGEDFHLLESDEINTTYTHGAGCTFAAAIAASLAKGHDVKEAIYTAKAFVTAAIKHGSRLNDYVGSVAHGAYNVENK, from the coding sequence ATGAAGCGATATAAAGCGTTAACGATTGCAGGATCGGATACAAGCGGTGGAGCAGGAATTCAAGCCGACTTAAAAACGTTCCAAGAGTTACAAGTATACGGAATGAACGCCCTTACGACCATTGTTGCTCAAAATCCATTTGAAGGCTGGGCACATGAAGTCTTCCCACAAGATCCCGCTATTGTTGCTAAACAAATTGATACGGTGTTGAAAGGCATTGGCGTAGATGCAGTCAAAACAGGAATGCTCGGTTCGATTGAGATTATCAACATCGTCGCTGAAAAAGTGGACCAATACGGCGTTGATCAACTCGTTGTTGATCCAGTAATGGTATGTAAAGGTGCTGATGAGGCGTTAAATCCAGAAACGGATGCATGCTTACGAGACGTGCTTGTACCAAAAGCATTTGTGGTAACACCGAATTTATTTGAAGCGACACAATTATCTGGTGTAGCTATTTCTTCTCTTGAAGATATGAAAACCGCAGCAAAAGCCATTCATGGGCTTGGTGCTAAGCATGTGGTCATTAAAGGCGGTAGTAAGCTTGAATCCAATCAAGCTGTTGATGTATGGTACGACGGTGAAGACTTCCACCTACTCGAATCAGATGAAATTAACACAACGTATACCCACGGTGCAGGCTGCACATTCGCAGCTGCGATCGCCGCTTCATTAGCGAAAGGACACGATGTAAAAGAAGCGATTTATACAGCAAAAGCTTTCGTTACAGCTGCTATTAAACATGGTAGCCGATTAAATGACTACGTTGGCTCCGTTGCCCACGGTGCTTATAACGTTGAAAATAAGTAA
- the hutH gene encoding histidine ammonia-lyase, which yields MIYLTGKTLGMEDVQKVLRQSEQVAIDSSCIPSIDNSRAAVEEIVDQQRTVYGINTGFGKFSDVRIDKEDVEELQRNLLVSHACGVGPFFEKAVTKTMMLLRANALVKGYSGIRIEVIQRLLDFVNMDVYPCVPQKGSLGASGDLAPLAHLSLPLIGEGDVWYRGVKRPTLEVLQMLGMAPIRLQAKEGLALINGTQAMTATGVIAYLEAEKLAYDAEKIASLTLEGLEGIMDAFDESIHRARGYPEQMACAARIRAYLKDSQLVTTQGEKRVQDAYSLRCIPQVHGATWQTLGYVKEKLIIEMNAATDNPLIFEGGKKVISGGNFHGQPIALAMDFMAIAMAELGNISERRIERLVNPQLSDLPPFLSPEPGLQSGAMIMQYVAAALVSENKTLSHPASVDSIPSSGNQEDHVSMGTIGARHALEIVANVRHVYAIEAICAMEATSYRGTEKMATATSGWHVQMRKIVSAITKDRMFAKDIEALATWLKEEKNA from the coding sequence ATGATTTATTTAACTGGAAAAACATTAGGAATGGAAGATGTGCAAAAGGTTTTACGGCAAAGCGAACAAGTGGCGATTGATTCTTCATGTATCCCATCCATTGATAACAGTCGGGCGGCTGTCGAGGAAATTGTGGATCAACAACGGACGGTTTACGGAATCAATACTGGTTTTGGTAAGTTTAGTGATGTCCGAATTGACAAAGAGGATGTAGAAGAGTTACAACGTAATTTGTTAGTGTCCCATGCGTGTGGAGTCGGTCCGTTCTTTGAGAAGGCTGTAACAAAGACGATGATGCTGTTACGGGCAAATGCACTTGTAAAAGGGTACTCTGGCATTCGAATAGAGGTGATACAGCGGCTCCTTGATTTTGTTAATATGGATGTCTATCCGTGCGTGCCTCAGAAAGGTTCCCTTGGAGCTAGTGGGGATTTAGCACCGCTCGCTCATTTATCCCTGCCATTAATTGGTGAAGGGGACGTGTGGTATAGAGGTGTAAAGAGACCGACTCTTGAGGTCTTGCAAATGCTTGGTATGGCACCGATTCGTTTACAAGCAAAAGAAGGATTGGCGCTCATTAATGGTACTCAAGCAATGACTGCAACAGGAGTTATAGCGTACTTAGAAGCAGAAAAGCTAGCTTATGATGCAGAGAAGATCGCTTCTTTAACTTTAGAAGGATTAGAAGGAATTATGGATGCGTTTGATGAATCTATTCATAGAGCTAGAGGGTATCCAGAGCAAATGGCTTGTGCAGCTCGTATAAGAGCGTATTTAAAGGATAGTCAGTTAGTGACCACTCAAGGGGAAAAGCGGGTTCAAGACGCCTATTCATTACGCTGTATTCCGCAAGTACATGGGGCAACATGGCAGACTCTAGGCTATGTAAAAGAGAAGCTCATCATTGAAATGAATGCAGCAACTGATAATCCTCTTATTTTTGAAGGTGGAAAAAAAGTCATTTCAGGAGGGAATTTTCATGGTCAGCCGATTGCATTGGCAATGGATTTTATGGCAATTGCGATGGCAGAGCTTGGGAATATTTCTGAACGACGAATTGAACGGTTAGTGAATCCGCAGCTTAGTGATTTGCCTCCATTTTTAAGTCCAGAGCCTGGGTTGCAGTCTGGTGCGATGATTATGCAGTATGTGGCGGCAGCCTTGGTGTCGGAGAACAAAACGCTCTCCCATCCTGCAAGTGTCGATTCAATCCCATCCTCGGGAAATCAAGAAGACCATGTGAGTATGGGGACAATTGGAGCTCGTCATGCATTGGAAATCGTTGCGAATGTGAGGCATGTTTATGCGATTGAAGCAATTTGCGCAATGGAGGCGACTTCTTATCGAGGTACGGAGAAAATGGCGACAGCTACCAGTGGGTGGCACGTTCAAATGAGGAAGATCGTTTCCGCCATTACAAAAGATCGTATGTTTGCCAAGGATATTGAGGCCCTTGCTACGTGGCTTAAGGAAGAAAAGAACGCATAA
- the glnA gene encoding type I glutamate--ammonia ligase, with protein sequence MATQAPTRESLLETIRETIEKKNVELLHMQFVDIEGMLKHVTITADQLDQAVNGQTMFDGSSITGFTPINQSDLYLNPDLSTFAVLPWTEEEGYSEARFLCSVKKPDGSDFDGDPRNILKKTVKRAADKGYSISVGPELEFFLFDTDEFGQPTLRTQDVGGYFEPSPKDDGEKVRLAIYKALRMMGFTIEASHHEVAIGQHEINFKYSDALGSADAATTYKWVVKTVAKQFGLHATFMPKPLGGENGNGMHVNMSLFDIEKQENSFYNEDDKIALSKTAYHFIAGLLDNVKDFVAVTNPLVNSYKRLVPGYEAPCYIAWSASNRSALVRIPATRGAGTRVEIRCPDPSANPYLAFAVVAAAGLDGVENEKECPASVDADIFNMSLAEISERGIENLPTSLESAIDRFEAGSIGRETFGEHAFGEYIELKRGEWDDFRTSVHAWELTAYQSKF encoded by the coding sequence ATGGCAACTCAAGCGCCGACGAGAGAAAGTTTGTTAGAGACGATTCGGGAAACAATTGAAAAGAAGAATGTGGAGCTACTTCATATGCAATTCGTTGATATTGAAGGGATGCTAAAGCATGTAACGATTACAGCGGATCAGTTGGATCAAGCTGTAAACGGGCAAACGATGTTTGATGGCTCTTCAATTACGGGTTTCACACCAATCAATCAGTCAGATCTTTATTTAAACCCTGATTTATCGACATTTGCTGTGTTACCTTGGACAGAGGAAGAAGGCTATTCAGAAGCGAGATTTTTGTGTAGCGTAAAAAAGCCTGATGGCTCTGATTTTGATGGAGATCCTCGTAACATTTTAAAGAAAACGGTTAAGCGTGCAGCAGACAAAGGATATTCAATCAGTGTCGGGCCTGAGCTAGAGTTTTTCTTATTTGATACAGACGAATTTGGTCAACCAACGCTTCGCACACAGGATGTCGGCGGTTATTTTGAACCGTCACCTAAAGATGATGGGGAGAAAGTACGACTAGCAATCTATAAAGCACTACGTATGATGGGCTTCACAATTGAAGCGTCTCACCACGAAGTAGCGATTGGACAGCACGAAATTAATTTTAAATATTCTGACGCTCTTGGCTCTGCCGATGCAGCGACAACTTATAAATGGGTCGTAAAAACAGTAGCAAAGCAATTCGGTCTACATGCAACGTTTATGCCAAAACCACTTGGCGGGGAAAACGGAAATGGTATGCACGTGAACATGTCTCTATTTGATATCGAGAAGCAAGAGAACAGCTTCTATAACGAAGACGACAAGATCGCACTATCCAAAACAGCGTATCACTTTATTGCTGGATTGCTTGATAACGTAAAAGACTTTGTTGCGGTGACAAATCCGCTTGTTAACTCCTATAAGCGTCTTGTTCCTGGTTACGAAGCGCCTTGTTATATTGCTTGGTCTGCTTCAAACCGTTCAGCGCTTGTGCGTATTCCAGCGACAAGAGGAGCAGGGACGAGAGTAGAAATTCGTTGTCCAGATCCATCTGCAAATCCATATCTTGCATTTGCCGTTGTGGCTGCAGCTGGTTTAGACGGTGTGGAAAATGAAAAAGAATGTCCGGCTTCTGTTGACGCAGATATTTTTAACATGTCACTAGCGGAAATTAGTGAGCGTGGGATTGAAAACCTACCAACAAGCTTGGAATCAGCTATCGACCGCTTCGAAGCAGGTTCTATTGGGCGCGAAACATTTGGTGAGCATGCGTTTGGCGAGTATATTGAGTTAAAACGTGGCGAGTGGGATGATTTCCGCACAAGTGTTCATGCATGGGAGCTTACAGCTTACCAAAGCAAGTTTTAA
- a CDS encoding DUF4064 domain-containing protein, whose translation MIKRTGERVLGIIGIVLFFLGTLFLGALAVGADQGLFEEIVLEATNENSELLEPGQDPLNEEQANEMLEMIEMVNFGLLTAGSLIPAIAGIVAVVMVKKKPIVASILFLGSAIFYGATSFLLVAFILPAVPLILYLIAGIMALVRKPKEPLEPVDQV comes from the coding sequence GTGATTAAACGAACAGGCGAAAGAGTTCTTGGTATTATAGGCATTGTTTTGTTTTTTCTAGGTACATTATTTTTGGGTGCGTTAGCAGTTGGTGCTGATCAGGGATTATTTGAGGAAATTGTTTTAGAAGCAACAAATGAAAATAGTGAGTTACTAGAACCTGGTCAAGACCCATTAAATGAAGAGCAAGCAAATGAAATGTTAGAAATGATTGAAATGGTGAACTTCGGATTGTTAACGGCAGGATCTCTTATCCCGGCAATCGCTGGTATTGTAGCGGTCGTGATGGTGAAAAAGAAGCCAATCGTTGCTAGTATTTTGTTTTTAGGATCGGCGATTTTTTATGGAGCGACGAGCTTCTTATTAGTAGCGTTTATTCTTCCTGCAGTGCCATTAATCCTCTATTTAATTGCAGGTATCATGGCGCTTGTGCGTAAGCCAAAAGAACCGTTAGAGCCAGTAGATCAAGTTTAA
- a CDS encoding DEAD/DEAH box helicase: MTQFDQFGLDTRVVQAITNMGFTEPTPIQQQTIELVKDGEDVIGQAQTGTGKTGAFGIPMVDRIDASQPVLQGLVLAPTRELANQVEQSVRQFGREKGVRTVVVYGGEDFGKQIRALKAKPHVIVATPGRLMDHMRRGTVRLQTIETVVLDEADEMLNMGFIEDIETILAETPQDTRQTLLFSATMPRRMESLASKFMKNPKRIAVKAKEVTMENIAQQYVEVHEREKFDVFCRLLDLETPELSIVFGRTKRRVDELSEALIKRGYRAEGLHGDLNQAKRNSVLRKFKSGLIDILVATDVAARGLDISGVTHVFNFDLPQDPESYVHRIGRTGRAGRSGIAITLSTKPERDHVKLIEKVSKKRMTARPKPTYDEALAGQKQLVLNQLRELTTEGDQDHYRVEAKEILQETDAVTALSAALKLLTKEPNETPVALTSEAPLRSKKRHDGRGGNGGNGGNRRRDGRSKDRRNAFNQKRSRSDQPKGGQKRQWAKRSS; this comes from the coding sequence TTGACACAGTTTGATCAATTTGGTCTGGACACACGTGTTGTTCAAGCCATCACAAATATGGGCTTCACAGAGCCTACGCCTATTCAACAGCAAACAATAGAACTTGTAAAAGACGGTGAGGACGTCATCGGGCAAGCGCAAACCGGAACAGGAAAGACAGGCGCATTCGGAATTCCGATGGTGGATCGTATTGATGCATCGCAACCAGTTTTACAAGGACTTGTGCTAGCACCTACTCGTGAACTTGCGAACCAAGTAGAACAGTCTGTTCGCCAGTTTGGACGTGAAAAAGGGGTTCGTACCGTTGTTGTATACGGTGGAGAAGATTTTGGGAAGCAAATTCGCGCATTAAAAGCAAAGCCGCATGTCATTGTTGCAACGCCAGGACGTTTAATGGACCATATGCGTAGAGGTACGGTTCGTTTGCAAACGATTGAGACGGTTGTGCTTGACGAAGCAGACGAAATGCTAAACATGGGCTTCATTGAAGATATTGAAACGATCTTAGCGGAAACGCCACAAGATACAAGACAAACGCTTCTGTTTTCAGCGACAATGCCTCGCCGTATGGAGTCACTAGCAAGCAAATTTATGAAAAACCCGAAACGTATTGCGGTTAAAGCAAAAGAAGTAACAATGGAAAACATTGCTCAGCAGTATGTTGAAGTGCACGAGCGTGAGAAGTTCGATGTGTTCTGTCGTTTACTTGACTTAGAAACACCTGAACTATCAATCGTTTTTGGTCGTACGAAGCGTCGTGTAGATGAGCTTTCAGAAGCACTTATCAAGCGTGGCTACCGTGCAGAGGGCTTACATGGTGATTTAAATCAAGCGAAGCGTAACAGCGTCTTGCGTAAATTTAAGAGTGGCTTAATTGACATCTTAGTTGCAACAGATGTGGCTGCACGTGGACTCGATATTAGCGGCGTAACACACGTATTTAACTTTGATTTACCACAGGATCCTGAGAGCTACGTACACAGAATTGGACGTACAGGTCGTGCTGGGAGATCAGGTATTGCGATTACCCTTTCAACGAAGCCAGAGCGTGACCACGTGAAGTTAATTGAAAAAGTTTCGAAAAAGCGTATGACGGCGCGTCCGAAACCTACGTATGATGAAGCGTTAGCTGGACAGAAACAACTTGTACTCAACCAGCTTCGTGAGTTAACGACGGAAGGCGATCAGGACCATTACCGTGTGGAAGCAAAAGAAATATTACAAGAAACAGATGCAGTGACTGCCTTATCAGCAGCACTGAAGCTTTTAACAAAAGAGCCGAATGAAACGCCTGTAGCACTAACAAGTGAAGCACCGCTTCGTTCGAAAAAGCGTCATGATGGTCGTGGTGGAAACGGTGGAAACGGTGGAAACCGTCGTCGTGATGGACGAAGCAAAGATCGTCGCAACGCTTTTAATCAGAAGCGTAGCAGAAGCGATCAGCCAAAAGGCGGTCAAAAACGCCAATGGGCGAAGCGCTCGTCTTAA